One genomic segment of Helianthus annuus cultivar XRQ/B chromosome 14, HanXRQr2.0-SUNRISE, whole genome shotgun sequence includes these proteins:
- the LOC110903659 gene encoding phospholipid-transporting ATPase 1, translating into MTSDHSSYTVEMSSDELKTVDFQSQKEKDEPGGSNSSSSHRSISSNTWRANSIKEVGVIELGSKGARYGSRKGGSSSMSMSRREISDEDSRKVYINDPVKSNESFDFSGNSVRTSKYSVLTFLPRNLFEQFHRVAYVYFLIIAILNQLPQLAVFGRFASILPLSMVLLVTAIKDGYEDWRRHRSDRIENNRLASVLVNGTFEHKKWKDIQVGEIIKFSANETIPCDIVLLSTSDPTGVAYIQTINLDGESNLKTRYAKQETLRSNEVERISGVIKCEKPNRNIYGFLGTMEIDQKQVSLGPSNIVLRGCVLKNTSWAVGVVVYTGMETKVMLNNSGAQSKRSHLEDRMNREIIYLSFFLVALCSIVSILAGIWLRRHRDELDIMPFYRRKDYSGEDVDNYKYYGWGLEIFFTFLMSVIVFQIMIPIALYISMELVRLGQAYFMIRDDNMYEESTDSRFQCRALNVNEDLGQVKYVFSDKTGTLTENKMEFQYASIFGVDYNGEKTDFYGEQGGYYAKVDGLILRPKMAVQVDKELVRLLRTGDDVKIGKPIYDFFLALASCNTIVPILVDTANPAEKLIDYQGESPDEQALVYAAAAYGFMLIERTSGHIVIDILGDRQRFNVLGMHEFDSERKRMSVILGCPDSTVKVFVKGADTTMFTVIDKSKNTDVVTATESHLHAYSSVGLRTLVMGMKGLSPHEFEQWRTSYEAATNALMGRARILKKVAMNLETNLSILGASGIEDKLQQGVPEAIESLRMANIKVWVLTGDKQETAISIGYSSRLLTSKMTQIIINNNSTESCRRSLEEALIISRKATTSGENAKPLALIIDGTSLVYILDSELEKQLFELASKCAVVLCCRVAPLQKAGIVMLIKKRTNDLTLAIGDGANDVSMIQKADVGIGISGQEGRQAVMASDFAMAQFRFLVPLLLVHGHWNYQRMGYMILYNFYRNAVFVLVLFWYALYTAFTLSTAINEWNSVLYSVIYTSVPTIVVGILDKDLSRTSLLKYPQLYGSGQKQESYNGKLFWLTIADTVWQSVVVFFVPLLAYRKTDVDGSSIGDLWTLAVVFLVNLHLAMDVNTWNWIIHASIWGSCVATIICVIIIDVIPILPGYWAIFHLAGDGKFWVCLIAIIVASLVPRFVVKTLVQHYGPSDIQIAGEAEKLEDQIELRNAEIEMNQPQR; encoded by the exons ATGACCTCTGATCATTCATCATATACTGTTGAAATGAGTTCAGATGAGCTCAAGACTGTTGATTTTCAATCCCAGAAGGAGAAAGATGAGCCAGGGGGATCAAACAGCTCATCTTCTCACAGAAGCATTTCGTCGAACACTTGGCGTGCCAATTCAATTAAAGAAGTTGGTGTGATTGAGTTGGGATCAAAGGGTGCAAGGTATGGATCTCGAAAAGGGGGTTCGAGTAGTATGTCTATGTCCAGAAGGGAGATTAGTGATGAGGATTCTAGGAAGGTGTATATTAATGATCCGGTGAAGTCGAATGAATCGTTTGACTTTTCTGGTAATTCGGTTAGAACAAGCAAGTATTCGGTTCTAACGTTCTTGCCTCGGAATCTATTCGAGCAGTTTCACAGGGTTGCATATGTTTATTTCTTGATAATTGCTATTCTTAACCAGCTTCCACAGCTTGCAGTGTTTGGAAGATTTGCTTCCATATTACCGTTATCCATGGTGTTGTTAGTTACTGCTATTAAAGACGGTTATGAAGACTGGAGGCGACACCGGTCAGATCGAATAGAAAACAATCGATTGGCGTCTGTTTTAGTAAACGGTACATTCGAGCATAAGAAATGGAAAGATATTCAGGTAGGCGAGATCATCAAATTTTCCGCAAATGAAACCATTCCTTGTGATATAGTGCTGCTTTCGACCAGTGATCCGACAGGTGTCGCTTACATCCAGACTATTAATCTAGATGGCGAATCGAATCTTAAGACGCGATACGCCAAACAGGAGACCCTAAGAAGCAATGAAGTTGAAAGGATTAGTGGAGTTATTAAGTGTGAAAAGCCCAATCGAAACATATACGGTTTCTTGGGGACTATGGAGATCGATCAGAAGCAGGTGTCGCTCGGGCCATCAAACATTGTTCTTCGTGGCTGTGTGCTGAAGAACACGAGTTGGGCGGTAGGAGTTGTGGTGTATACCGGAATGGAAACCAAAGTTATGCTTAATAACTCCGGTGCACAGTCGAAAAGGAGTCATCTTGAGGACCGAATGAATCGAGAAATTATCTATTTGTCGTTCTTTCTAGTTGCGTTATGCTCGATTGTCTCGATTCTTGCGGGTATTTGGTTAAGGCGGCATAGAGATGAGCTGGATATCATGCCGTTTTACAGAAGAAAAGATTACTCCGGTGAAGATGTTGATAATTACAAGTACTACGGATGGGGATTGGAGATTTTCTTCACATTTCTTATGTCGGTTATTGTATTCCAGATTATGATACCGATTGCTTTATATATATCGATGGAGCTCGTGCGCCTTGGTCAAGCTTACTTCATGATCAGGGATGATAACATGTATGAGGAATCGACAGACTCGAGATTCCAGTGTCGGGCGTTGAATGTGAACGAGGATTTGGGACAGGTAAAGTATGTTTTCTCGGATAAAACGGGTACGTTAACTGAAAACAAGATGGAGTTTCAATATGCTAGCATTTTCGGCGTTGATTACAACGGGGAGAAAACAGATTTTTATGGAGAACAAGGTGGATATTATGCTAAAG TGGACGGGTTAATTTTGAGGCCAAAAATGGCGGTACAGGTGGACAAGGAGCTGGTTCGGTTATTAAGAACTGGAGACGACGTAAAGATTGGCAAACCGATATATGATTTCTTTCTTGCATTGGCTTCTTGCAACACAATTGTTCCGATTTTGGTGGATACAGCTAATCCTGCTGAGAAATTGATCGATTACCAAGGGGAATCTCCCGATGAACAGGCACTTGTTTATGCTGCTGCTGCTTACGGTTTTATGCTTATAGAACGTACCTCTGGCCATATTGTTATCGACATTCTTGGAGATAGACAAAG GTTTAATGTTCTTGGAATGCACGAATTCGACAGTGAACGGAAACGGATGTCTGTTATTCTAGGATGTCCCGACAGCACGGTAAAAGTATTCGTTAAAGGTGCCGACACAACTATGTTTACCGTTATAGACAAATCAAAAAACACAGATGTAGTAACAGCAACCGAAAGCCATCTACATGCATACTCTTCTGTCGGTTTAAGAACACTTGTTATGGGAATGAAGGGTTTAAGTCCTCATGAATTCGAGCAATGGCGGACTTCTTACGAAGCTGCAACCAATGCTTTAATGGGCCGGGCTCGTATACTTAAAAAAGTTGCCATGAATCTAGAGACCAATCTTAGCATATTGGGAGCTTCTGGGATTGAAGATAAATTGCAACAAGGTGTACCGGAAGCAATTGAATCTCTACGAATGGCGAATATAAAAGTGTGGGTTTTGACGGGTGATAAGCAAGAAACTGCGATTTCGATCGGATATTCTTCGAGGCTGTTGACTAGCAAGATGACTCAGATTATAATAAACAATAATTCTACAGAATCGTGCAGAAGGAGTTTGGAAGAGGCGTTGATTATATCTCGAAAAGCTACAACTTCTGGAGAAAATGCAAAACCGCTTGCGTTGATCATTGACGGAACAAGTCTTGTATATATTCTTGATTCTGAACTTGAAAAGCAG TTATTCGAGTTAGCCAGTAAATGTGCTGTGGTACTATGTTGTCGAGTGGCTCCACTGCAAAAAGCCGGAATCGTCATGCTGATAAAGAAAAGAACCAATGACTTAACCCTTGCAATTGGCGACG GTGCTAATGATGTGTCAATGATCCAAAAGGCTGATGTCGGAATCGGCATCAGTGGCCAAGAGGGCCGCCAAGCTGTCATGGCGTCTGATTTTGCGATGGCACAGTTCCGGTTTCTGGTCCCGCTTTTGTTGGTTCATGGTCATTGGAATTACCAACGAATGGGCTACATGATACTCTACAATTTTTACAGAAATGCAGTGTTCGTCCTTGTTTTATTctg GTATGCACTGTACACTGCTTTCACGTTATCAACGGCTATTAACGAATGGAACAGTGTATTATATTCTGTAATCTACACATCAGTACCCACAATCGTTGTTGGAATTCTCGATAAAGATCTTTCTAGAACATCTCTGTTAAAGTATCCTCAGCTTTACGGGTCTGGACAGAAACAAGAAAGCTACAACGGGAAGTTGTTTTGGCTCACTATAGCAGACACGGTGTGGCAAAGTGTTGTGGTTTTCTTTGTTCCCTTACTAGCGTACAGGAAAACCGACGTTGATGGTTCAAGTATTGGTGATCTTTGGACACTAGCGGTCGTGTTCTTAGTTAACCTTCACTTAGCCATGGATGTAAACACGTGGAACTGGATCATTCACGCGTCAATATGGGGTTCATGTGTTGCAACCATTATCTGTGTTATCATCATTGATGTTATCCCCATCTTGCCCGGATACTG GGCAATCTTTCATCTTGCAGGCGATGGAAAGTTCTGGGTTTGCTTAATCGCGATCATTGTAGCTTCTTTGGTCCCACGCTTTGTTGTAAAAACATTGGTTCAACATTATGGACCGAGTGACATTCAAATCGCGGGGGAGGCTGAGAAACTTGAGGATCAAATCGAGTTAAGAAATGCAGAAATAGAAATGAACCAGCCTCAGAGGTGA